One segment of Marvinbryantia formatexigens DSM 14469 DNA contains the following:
- a CDS encoding HEPN domain-containing protein, with protein MSENYYKDLERVRIERAGELVTEAEELLLKGLYKSANNRAFYAIEKAIKALLANIKTDAETHNGAVKLFNYHFVHNGEGIFTPGDYKMIIKADQIRNASDYDDFYIASKEESRVQVENAGYIVEKVKQFLGY; from the coding sequence ATGAGTGAAAATTATTATAAAGATTTAGAAAGAGTCAGAATAGAAAGAGCGGGGGAGCTTGTGACAGAAGCCGAAGAGTTACTCTTGAAAGGGCTCTATAAATCAGCGAATAACAGGGCGTTCTATGCTATCGAAAAGGCGATAAAGGCATTGCTGGCAAACATAAAAACAGATGCTGAAACGCATAATGGTGCAGTTAAGCTGTTTAATTATCATTTCGTTCATAATGGAGAGGGAATCTTTACGCCTGGGGACTATAAAATGATAATAAAAGCCGACCAGATTAGAAATGCTTCGGATTATGATGATTTTTATATTGCCAGCAAAGAGGAGAGCCGTGTGCAGGTTGAAAATGCAGGGTATATTGTAGAAAAGGTGAAGCAGTTTCTTGGGTATTGA
- a CDS encoding nucleotidyltransferase domain-containing protein, which produces MEKLVLSQEVVSKVKNEIYPMVKEVLRDDLIECVLYGSCARGDFSDDSDIDIALLVKCSRVEAVKYNDALADVAVSMAMKYFAIINFVCIPYAEYMSKKSWYLYFKNISKEGIVIHE; this is translated from the coding sequence ATGGAGAAGTTAGTGCTGTCACAGGAAGTAGTCAGCAAAGTAAAAAACGAGATTTATCCAATGGTGAAAGAAGTGTTGCGGGATGACCTGATAGAATGTGTGCTATACGGTTCCTGTGCCCGTGGAGATTTTTCGGATGATTCCGATATAGACATAGCTCTTCTGGTTAAGTGCAGCAGAGTGGAAGCTGTAAAGTATAACGATGCGCTGGCAGATGTGGCTGTCAGCATGGCAATGAAATATTTTGCAATCATAAATTTTGTGTGCATCCCTTATGCGGAGTATATGAGCAAAAAATCGTGGTATCTGTATTTTAAAAATATCAGCAAAGAGGGGATTGTCATACATGAGTGA
- a CDS encoding peptide chain release factor 3, protein MTVSNIADEIKKRRTFAIISHPDAGKTTLTEKFLLYGGAINLAGSVKGKATARHAVSDWMEIEKERGISVTSSVLQFNYGGYCINILDTPGHQDFSEDTYRTLMAADSAVMVIDASKGVEAQTRKLFKVCVMRHIPIFTFINKMDRDANDTFELLDDIEKELGIATCPINWPIGSGKNFKGVYERGSKKVTTFSDTQKGTKEGESREIPIDSPELEEFVGADNMGQLLEEIELLDGASAEFDQELVSAGKLSPVFFGSALTNFGVEIFLKHFLQMTTPPLPRKADIGVIDPIKEDFSAFVFKIQANMNKAHRDRIAFMRICSGKFDAGMEVYHVQGNKKQRLLQPQQMMAQERHVVDEAYAGDIIGVFDPGIYSIGDTICMPGKKFAYEGIPTFAPEHFARVRQVDTMKRKQFVKGITQIAQEGAIQIFQEYNTGMEEIIVGVVGVLQFEVLKYRLENEYNVDIHMENLPYEYIRWIENEDIDMNKLTGTSDMKKIQDLKGRPLLIWVNSWSIRMTEERNPGLVLAEFGRS, encoded by the coding sequence ATGACAGTGAGTAATATTGCAGATGAGATAAAAAAACGGCGCACGTTTGCCATTATTTCCCATCCGGATGCCGGAAAGACGACGCTGACAGAGAAGTTTCTGCTCTACGGCGGCGCGATTAACCTGGCTGGTTCCGTAAAAGGAAAGGCGACGGCGCGCCATGCGGTGTCGGACTGGATGGAGATTGAAAAAGAGAGAGGTATTTCGGTAACATCCTCGGTGCTGCAGTTTAATTATGGAGGCTATTGCATCAATATCCTGGACACGCCGGGACATCAGGATTTCTCGGAGGATACCTATCGTACCCTGATGGCGGCGGATTCCGCAGTGATGGTAATCGACGCGTCGAAAGGCGTGGAGGCGCAGACACGCAAGCTGTTTAAGGTCTGTGTGATGCGTCATATTCCGATTTTTACGTTTATCAATAAGATGGACCGCGACGCAAACGATACCTTTGAGCTGCTGGACGATATCGAAAAGGAGCTTGGAATCGCTACCTGCCCGATTAACTGGCCGATTGGGTCAGGAAAGAATTTTAAGGGCGTATATGAGCGCGGCAGTAAAAAGGTGACGACGTTTTCTGATACCCAGAAGGGTACCAAAGAAGGCGAAAGCCGGGAAATCCCGATCGACTCCCCGGAGCTGGAGGAATTTGTCGGAGCGGATAATATGGGACAGCTTCTGGAGGAAATCGAGCTGCTGGATGGCGCCAGCGCGGAATTTGACCAGGAGCTGGTGAGCGCGGGAAAGCTCTCGCCGGTGTTTTTTGGTTCGGCGCTTACCAACTTTGGCGTGGAAATCTTTCTGAAGCACTTTCTGCAGATGACGACTCCGCCGCTTCCGCGTAAGGCGGATATCGGGGTGATTGACCCGATAAAAGAGGATTTTTCCGCGTTTGTCTTTAAGATCCAGGCAAACATGAACAAGGCGCACCGCGACCGCATTGCGTTTATGCGCATCTGCTCCGGGAAATTTGATGCGGGCATGGAGGTCTATCATGTGCAGGGAAACAAGAAGCAGCGTCTTCTTCAGCCGCAGCAGATGATGGCGCAGGAGCGCCATGTGGTGGACGAGGCGTATGCCGGGGATATCATCGGCGTATTTGACCCTGGAATCTATTCTATCGGCGATACTATCTGTATGCCGGGCAAAAAATTTGCCTACGAGGGCATCCCGACCTTTGCGCCGGAGCATTTCGCGCGTGTGCGCCAGGTGGATACCATGAAGCGCAAGCAGTTTGTGAAGGGCATCACACAGATTGCGCAGGAGGGCGCCATCCAGATTTTCCAGGAGTACAATACCGGTATGGAGGAAATTATCGTCGGCGTTGTCGGCGTCCTGCAGTTTGAGGTCTTGAAATATCGTCTGGAAAACGAATACAACGTTGACATTCATATGGAAAACCTGCCTTATGAGTACATCCGCTGGATCGAAAACGAGGACATTGACATGAACAAACTGACTGGCACCTCCGATATGAAGAAAATCCAGGATTTGAAGGGCAGACCGCTGCTCATCTGGGTGAACTCCTGGAGCATCCGCATGACGGAGGAACGCAATCCGGGACTGGTGCTCGCAGAATTCGGGCGCTCCTAA
- a CDS encoding ABC transporter ATP-binding protein produces MELVFENVTKRYKDVTAVERLSYRMENGVYGLLGSNGAGKTTLMRMICTLIRPDEGRILCNGKDVWQMDKAYRRILGYLPQEFGFYPDFTAEEYLLYIALIKDMHPALARKRIRELLCQVGMERYRKKKMKGFSGGMKRRIGIAQAMLNNPKILVLDEPTAGLDPNERIRLRNLLSELSRDRLVLLSTHIVPDVEYIVNEILLMKDGRIEDAGTAAGLIEAMPEQVWLCTVPETQVEGYLRKYRVANIRTAPEGTELRILSAELPAQGAKQVPATLEDVFLYHYGERSGENGTF; encoded by the coding sequence ATGGAATTAGTATTTGAGAATGTGACAAAAAGGTATAAGGATGTAACTGCCGTGGAACGGCTTTCTTACAGAATGGAAAATGGCGTATATGGGCTTCTTGGCTCTAACGGAGCGGGGAAAACGACGCTGATGCGGATGATCTGTACCTTGATCAGACCGGATGAGGGGCGGATTTTATGCAATGGAAAGGATGTCTGGCAGATGGATAAGGCATACCGGCGCATTCTGGGCTATCTGCCGCAGGAATTTGGCTTTTATCCCGATTTTACGGCGGAGGAGTATCTGTTGTATATTGCGCTGATTAAGGATATGCATCCGGCTCTTGCGCGTAAGCGGATTCGTGAGCTGCTGTGCCAGGTGGGGATGGAGCGATACCGGAAGAAAAAGATGAAGGGATTTTCGGGAGGAATGAAGCGGCGGATTGGAATTGCCCAGGCGATGCTGAATAATCCGAAAATTCTGGTTCTGGACGAGCCGACAGCCGGGCTGGACCCGAACGAGCGTATCCGGCTGCGGAATCTTTTAAGTGAATTGTCGCGGGACAGGCTGGTGCTGCTCTCCACACATATTGTTCCGGATGTGGAGTATATTGTAAATGAAATTCTGCTGATGAAGGACGGGCGTATTGAGGACGCCGGAACCGCGGCTGGGTTAATCGAAGCAATGCCGGAACAGGTCTGGCTGTGCACGGTGCCGGAGACGCAGGTGGAAGGTTATCTGAGAAAATACCGGGTTGCCAATATCAGAACTGCGCCGGAGGGAACGGAGCTGCGGATTCTTTCGGCGGAGCTTCCGGCACAGGGGGCAAAACAGGTGCCGGCAACTCTGGAGGATGTTTTTCTGTATCATTATGGGGAGAGGAGCGGGGAAAATGGTACATTTTGA
- a CDS encoding RNA polymerase sigma factor: MDSDERLLWHMRKGDDAAIELFVRKYYPPVFQYCRRRAKDIYMAEDLTQETFERFFRNFSEYEHRGKTINYLYTIAGNLCRDFYKAGSGIELPAEDVNMLLAEISARQREDDGKLFYNPISSLAEQMDLENAISRLPEVYRESIVLYFFCGMKQKEIAEALNVKLRVVKYRIRKGRELLKKMLEEERLYDGAGTEGSTYQKND, from the coding sequence ATGGATTCGGATGAACGGCTGCTCTGGCATATGAGAAAGGGTGATGATGCCGCTATTGAACTGTTTGTACGGAAGTATTACCCGCCGGTTTTTCAATATTGCCGGAGGAGGGCAAAGGATATTTATATGGCGGAGGATTTGACGCAGGAAACGTTTGAACGCTTTTTCCGAAACTTTTCAGAATATGAGCATCGCGGGAAGACAATAAACTATTTGTATACAATAGCCGGAAATCTGTGCCGGGATTTTTATAAAGCGGGCAGTGGAATTGAATTACCGGCGGAGGATGTAAACATGCTGTTGGCAGAGATATCCGCGCGGCAGAGGGAAGATGACGGGAAGCTGTTCTATAATCCGATTTCCTCTCTGGCGGAGCAGATGGACCTGGAGAATGCGATAAGCAGGCTGCCGGAGGTTTACCGGGAGAGTATTGTTTTGTATTTTTTCTGCGGGATGAAGCAGAAAGAGATTGCGGAGGCGCTGAATGTGAAGCTGCGTGTGGTGAAGTATCGTATTAGGAAAGGCAGAGAGCTTCTGAAAAAAATGCTGGAGGAGGAGAGGCTGTATGACGGAGCAGGAACGGAAGGAAGCACGTATCAGAAAAACGATTGA
- a CDS encoding SpoIIIAH-like family protein, protein MKRIMKKNQIIITALAIMIAVAGYLNYSGTKLEEAVVQSAVSEEQVLMENGVSTADAASSEDVTDTPGEAVLTSLTGTSVAAEAKLTREQLRAQNKETLMEVINNESIAQEQKQNAIDSITSLTENAEREAAAELLLDAKGFEGSVVSITDGSVDVVINMAEITDAQRAQIEDIVKRKTEISGENIVITPVSGE, encoded by the coding sequence GTGAAACGTATCATGAAAAAGAACCAGATTATCATAACGGCGCTTGCCATTATGATTGCGGTGGCGGGTTACTTAAATTACTCAGGGACAAAGCTGGAGGAAGCGGTGGTGCAGAGCGCGGTATCGGAGGAACAGGTGCTTATGGAAAACGGCGTCAGCACGGCGGACGCCGCGTCTTCTGAGGACGTGACCGATACGCCGGGCGAGGCGGTGCTTACCAGTCTGACGGGCACCTCGGTGGCGGCGGAGGCAAAGCTGACGCGGGAGCAGCTGCGCGCCCAGAATAAAGAAACGCTGATGGAGGTAATCAATAACGAGAGCATTGCCCAGGAGCAGAAGCAGAATGCAATCGACAGCATTACGTCGCTGACAGAGAACGCCGAGCGGGAAGCGGCGGCGGAGCTTCTGCTCGACGCCAAGGGCTTTGAGGGAAGTGTTGTCAGCATCACCGACGGCAGCGTCGATGTGGTCATCAATATGGCGGAGATTACCGATGCCCAGCGGGCACAGATTGAAGATATCGTGAAACGGAAAACAGAGATCTCCGGCGAGAACATAGTCATCACCCCGGTGAGCGGGGAGTAG
- a CDS encoding stage III sporulation protein AF — protein sequence METVYRWAKNFIFCLCILELFCHLVRNEDYRRYIRFFGGLIVLLLVFSPLAGLFSVGEAFGEELRLALAVQEAQELQVSGEALAGLQNEKIAEAYEKELERQMEEIVQYYGQQPLSVKLSLEGEQPGQAASLTGVSILIAPAKSAPGDEAGAQEAGERQQKSIERIRAEISSVYGTERDDVTVSVKERG from the coding sequence ATGGAAACAGTATACCGCTGGGCGAAAAATTTTATTTTTTGTCTCTGCATTCTGGAGCTGTTCTGTCATCTGGTGCGGAACGAAGATTACCGCCGGTACATCCGGTTTTTCGGCGGGCTGATTGTTCTTCTGCTGGTGTTTTCGCCGCTTGCCGGTCTTTTTTCTGTCGGGGAGGCGTTCGGTGAGGAGCTGCGTCTGGCGCTTGCCGTCCAGGAGGCGCAGGAGCTGCAGGTTTCCGGGGAGGCGCTTGCCGGGCTGCAGAATGAGAAGATAGCGGAGGCGTATGAAAAGGAGCTGGAGCGGCAGATGGAGGAAATCGTGCAGTATTACGGGCAACAGCCTCTGTCCGTAAAGCTGTCTCTGGAAGGGGAGCAGCCGGGGCAGGCCGCCTCTCTTACGGGCGTTTCTATTCTGATTGCACCGGCAAAGAGCGCTCCCGGAGACGAAGCGGGGGCGCAGGAGGCAGGAGAACGCCAGCAGAAGAGCATTGAGCGCATACGGGCGGAAATTTCTTCTGTTTACGGGACGGAGCGGGATGACGTCACGGTGTCGGTAAAGGAGCGGGGATGA
- a CDS encoding stage III sporulation protein AE — MKRAKKKILLFLLMIGISVTADFRMAYAAEGTDELAGSYLEELDLKELQSSIDEMFPEYDFDFRDSIAELLRGEIPLRRDTLLEFLKEAAFSELSNQKNMVLQILVLAIAAAVFSNFVKIFEKNQISEIAFYMIYLLLFVILMKAFGDLGRMAENNLQQMLHFMKLLLPTYLVVASLAAGSLTAIGFYELTLVFIAAAQALMTYIVLPGIRFYVLFLLLNHLGREELFSKLAELIHLALSWILKTLFALVVGVQTVQALLLPAIDSLKNSVWTKATGALPVLGNTLNAVTETVLGTAVLLKNAVGVAGLLVIVLICLAPVVRLLVCTFLYKAVGAAVQPVSDKRITECISGVGEGAALLLKTVSVTGVTFLITLALVTASIRGV; from the coding sequence ATGAAAAGAGCAAAGAAGAAAATCCTGCTGTTCCTGCTGATGATTGGAATTTCTGTGACGGCGGACTTCCGGATGGCTTATGCGGCGGAGGGCACGGACGAGCTTGCCGGTTCCTATCTGGAGGAGCTGGACCTGAAGGAGCTGCAGAGCAGCATAGATGAAATGTTCCCGGAGTATGATTTTGATTTCCGGGACAGCATCGCAGAGCTTCTGCGGGGAGAGATACCGCTGCGGCGGGATACGCTGCTGGAATTTTTAAAGGAGGCGGCGTTTTCCGAGCTTTCCAATCAGAAGAATATGGTGCTTCAGATACTGGTGCTGGCAATCGCCGCCGCCGTTTTTTCGAATTTTGTGAAGATATTTGAAAAAAACCAGATTTCCGAAATCGCATTTTATATGATTTATCTGCTGCTGTTTGTGATATTGATGAAGGCGTTCGGCGACCTCGGACGCATGGCGGAAAACAACCTGCAGCAGATGCTTCATTTTATGAAGCTGCTGCTGCCGACGTATCTGGTGGTGGCGTCTCTGGCGGCGGGCTCGCTTACCGCAATCGGCTTTTATGAGCTGACACTTGTTTTTATAGCGGCGGCGCAGGCGCTGATGACGTATATTGTGCTGCCGGGAATCCGTTTTTATGTATTGTTTCTTTTGCTGAATCACCTTGGAAGGGAGGAGCTTTTTTCAAAGCTGGCGGAGCTGATACATCTTGCGCTTTCCTGGATACTGAAAACGCTGTTTGCACTTGTCGTCGGCGTCCAGACGGTGCAGGCGCTGCTTCTGCCGGCAATCGATTCGCTGAAAAATTCTGTCTGGACAAAGGCGACCGGGGCGCTTCCGGTGCTTGGAAACACCTTAAACGCCGTGACGGAGACGGTGCTGGGAACAGCGGTACTTCTGAAAAACGCCGTCGGGGTGGCGGGGCTTCTGGTGATTGTGCTTATCTGCCTTGCTCCGGTGGTGCGTCTTCTGGTGTGCACGTTTCTGTATAAGGCGGTCGGCGCGGCGGTGCAGCCGGTATCCGATAAACGGATTACGGAGTGTATCAGTGGCGTCGGGGAGGGCGCGGCGCTGCTTTTAAAGACGGTGTCGGTCACCGGGGTAACCTTTCTGATCACGCTGGCGCTTGTGACGGCTTCGATACGGGGAGTATAG
- a CDS encoding SpoIIIAC/SpoIIIAD family protein encodes MDMIKIGILGIAGVLMALLVREWKPQFSTLISMASCTLIFFCAISRIQAMAGAISQLVQYISLKESYLKILLKIVGIAYIADFSASICRDAGYSAVAGQIELSGKISVLSVSTPIVLALLNTISEYLT; translated from the coding sequence ATGGATATGATAAAAATCGGAATCCTTGGTATTGCGGGCGTATTGATGGCGCTTCTGGTGCGGGAATGGAAGCCGCAGTTTTCCACGCTCATCAGCATGGCGTCCTGCACGCTGATTTTTTTCTGTGCGATTTCCAGAATCCAGGCGATGGCGGGCGCAATTTCACAGCTTGTGCAGTATATCAGCCTGAAGGAATCTTATCTGAAAATTCTGCTGAAAATTGTCGGAATCGCCTACATTGCAGATTTTTCCGCCAGCATCTGCCGGGATGCCGGTTACTCGGCGGTTGCCGGGCAGATTGAGCTGTCCGGGAAAATATCGGTGCTTTCCGTCAGCACACCAATTGTGCTGGCGCTTCTTAATACGATTTCGGAGTATCTGACATGA
- the spoIIIAC gene encoding stage III sporulation protein AC: MSVNIIFKIAAVGILVSVISQVLKHGGRDDQASLASLAGLVLVLFWLLPYIYELFDTIKSLFAL, encoded by the coding sequence ATGAGCGTAAATATTATATTCAAAATCGCGGCGGTCGGCATTCTGGTCTCGGTAATCAGTCAGGTGTTAAAGCACGGGGGACGGGACGACCAGGCGTCGCTCGCCTCCCTGGCGGGGCTGGTGCTGGTGCTGTTCTGGCTGCTCCCTTACATCTATGAATTGTTCGATACGATAAAAAGTCTTTTTGCGCTGTAG
- a CDS encoding stage III sporulation protein AB, translating to MLKVAGMALIIISGSALGVCMSRELAQRVRWLGELERLMQVLKGEIQYAATPLPEIFPELAKRTEEPLESFFASLASAMELRSKSTTGDIFAEQAEALLGFGGLKERDVEALVRFGRRLGCPDREQQVQTIRLYQEELAAARAEAQEDYRQKAKVYQSLGFLGGCFCVLLLL from the coding sequence ATGCTGAAAGTGGCGGGGATGGCGCTGATTATTATTTCCGGCAGCGCGCTGGGCGTGTGTATGAGCAGGGAGCTGGCGCAGCGTGTGAGGTGGCTGGGCGAGCTGGAGCGTCTGATGCAGGTACTGAAGGGGGAGATCCAGTACGCGGCGACGCCGCTTCCGGAAATTTTTCCGGAGCTGGCAAAGAGAACGGAGGAACCGCTGGAAAGCTTTTTCGCGTCTCTGGCGTCGGCAATGGAGCTGCGCAGCAAAAGCACGACGGGGGATATTTTTGCGGAGCAGGCGGAAGCACTTCTGGGCTTCGGGGGACTGAAGGAGCGGGATGTGGAAGCGCTGGTGCGCTTTGGCAGACGCCTTGGCTGTCCGGACCGGGAGCAGCAGGTGCAGACCATCCGGCTTTACCAGGAGGAGCTTGCCGCCGCGCGGGCGGAGGCGCAGGAGGATTACCGGCAGAAGGCAAAGGTATACCAGAGCCTCGGATTTCTGGGCGGATGCTTCTGCGTGCTGCTGTTGTTGTAA
- the spoIIIAA gene encoding stage III sporulation protein AA: MGNVQEFLKIFSRNLRHVLEHLNVDFEKLQEIRLRVDRPLLITWDGREYFVRATGEITDRESEGYPVERRELLETVEYIAHYSLYAFEEEIRQGFLTIQGGHRIGIAGKIIMEGDRIKSVKHISFLNIRLSHQRRGCADKVLPYLIEREEVCHTLIISPPRCGKTTLLRDLIRQISDGTASFPGVTVGVVDERSEIGGSYLGVPQNDLGIRTDVLDCCPKAEGMMMLIRAMSPRVIAVDEIGDYRDIRAIESVIHCGCRLLATVHGDSIEDVQRRPLLQKLVQERVFERYVVLHNHRRIGQVKEIFDDRGTDIYHGGGVDICCGRGTDICRGGQETC; this comes from the coding sequence ATGGGAAATGTACAGGAATTTTTAAAGATTTTTTCACGGAATCTGCGCCATGTTCTGGAGCATCTGAACGTGGACTTTGAAAAGCTGCAGGAAATCCGGCTGCGCGTGGACCGGCCGCTGCTGATCACCTGGGACGGCAGGGAATATTTCGTGCGGGCGACGGGAGAGATTACGGACAGGGAGAGCGAGGGCTATCCGGTGGAGCGCAGGGAGCTTCTGGAGACGGTGGAATACATTGCGCATTATTCGCTGTATGCCTTTGAGGAGGAAATCCGCCAGGGGTTTCTCACCATACAGGGTGGGCACCGCATTGGAATTGCCGGAAAAATCATCATGGAAGGAGACCGGATTAAGAGCGTGAAGCATATTTCCTTTTTAAATATCCGCCTTTCCCATCAGCGCAGGGGATGTGCGGATAAGGTGCTTCCCTATCTGATTGAGCGGGAGGAGGTGTGTCATACACTGATTATCTCCCCGCCGAGATGCGGGAAGACCACGCTTCTGCGCGACCTGATACGGCAGATTTCGGACGGGACTGCGTCCTTTCCGGGCGTTACGGTCGGCGTGGTGGATGAGCGCTCGGAAATCGGCGGCTCGTATCTGGGAGTGCCGCAGAACGACCTCGGCATCCGTACCGATGTGCTGGACTGCTGCCCGAAGGCGGAGGGCATGATGATGCTTATCCGGGCAATGTCCCCGCGCGTGATCGCGGTGGATGAAATCGGCGATTACCGCGATATCCGGGCAATCGAATCCGTCATTCACTGCGGCTGCAGGCTGCTGGCGACGGTTCACGGGGATTCCATAGAGGATGTGCAGCGCAGACCGCTCCTGCAGAAGCTGGTGCAGGAACGCGTATTTGAGCGCTATGTCGTTTTACATAACCATCGCAGAATCGGACAGGTAAAGGAGATTTTTGACGACAGAGGGACGGACATTTATCACGGCGGCGGAGTGGACATCTGCTGTGGCAGGGGGACGGATATCTGCCGCGGAGGCCAGGAGACATGCTGA
- the arcC gene encoding carbamate kinase, which translates to MKKKVVIALGHRALGTTFPEQQVAVKKSAKVLADMAEAGCQLIITHSNAPQVGMIHTAMNEFAHFHSDYTGAPMSVCSAMSQGYIGYDIQNALRAELVKRGIFKTVSTILTQVLVDPYDEAFYHPVKVIGRYLTKEEAEQEEAKGNHVVEESGNRYRRIVSAPKPQAIIEIDAINALLDAGQFVIACGGGGVPVMEQGNVLKGASAIIEKDYAAGKLAEMTNADTLLILTSDEKVEIDFDSDHPAALEHITTAEAREHIKAKQFGETAMLPKIQASVDFVSGQEGREAIITNLEHALDALAGKTGTHITL; encoded by the coding sequence ATGAAAAAGAAAGTTGTAATTGCACTCGGACACCGCGCTCTGGGCACTACCTTCCCGGAGCAGCAGGTTGCGGTAAAGAAATCCGCAAAGGTACTTGCCGATATGGCGGAGGCAGGCTGCCAGCTCATTATCACGCACAGCAACGCGCCGCAGGTGGGCATGATTCACACTGCCATGAATGAATTCGCGCATTTTCACAGCGATTATACCGGCGCTCCCATGTCGGTCTGCTCCGCCATGAGCCAGGGCTACATCGGCTACGATATCCAGAACGCGCTGCGCGCGGAGCTGGTAAAACGCGGCATCTTTAAGACCGTCAGCACCATTCTCACCCAGGTTCTGGTGGACCCGTACGACGAGGCTTTTTATCATCCGGTGAAGGTAATCGGACGCTATCTGACAAAGGAAGAGGCGGAACAGGAAGAGGCAAAAGGGAATCATGTTGTGGAGGAGAGCGGAAACCGCTACCGCAGAATCGTTTCGGCGCCGAAGCCGCAGGCGATCATTGAAATCGACGCCATCAACGCCCTGCTCGACGCCGGGCAGTTTGTGATTGCCTGCGGAGGCGGCGGCGTGCCCGTTATGGAGCAGGGAAATGTTCTGAAGGGCGCCAGCGCCATCATCGAAAAGGACTATGCCGCCGGGAAGCTTGCCGAGATGACAAACGCCGATACCCTGCTCATCCTCACAAGCGATGAAAAGGTGGAGATTGATTTTGACAGCGACCATCCGGCTGCCCTGGAGCATATCACGACAGCGGAGGCACGGGAGCATATTAAGGCAAAGCAGTTCGGCGAGACCGCAATGCTTCCGAAAATCCAGGCTTCCGTCGATTTCGTCTCCGGGCAGGAAGGACGCGAAGCAATCATCACCAATCTGGAGCATGCGCTTGACGCGCTCGCCGGAAAAACCGGAACCCACATCACGCTCTGA
- a CDS encoding aldose 1-epimerase family protein: MQKYVLENENLKVTVRSKSAELVSIIKKETGTEYLWNGDSRYWGWTSPVLFPFVGGLREKQYRYQGKTYHMNQHGFARDYEFVLLSQTEKEIWLAFSATEETKENYPFDFCLRIGYRLEGSRITVLWEVENTDEKTLYFSIGAHPAFMCPLDGKGEQTDYYMGFETDKKELQYRLIDLNCNLIDPKEYPLALDDGLHKIEKDRFDLDALVIEHQQTGKMWLAGPDKKPYVSVTFDAPLFGVWSPAGKNAPFICIEPWYGRSDSTVFYGTLEEREYGNTAQPGEVFARSYDITIY; encoded by the coding sequence ATGCAAAAGTATGTACTGGAAAACGAGAATTTAAAGGTAACGGTCCGCAGCAAAAGCGCGGAGCTGGTTTCGATTATAAAAAAGGAGACCGGCACGGAATATCTCTGGAATGGCGACAGCCGCTACTGGGGCTGGACCTCCCCGGTGCTGTTTCCGTTTGTGGGCGGTCTGCGGGAAAAGCAGTACCGTTATCAGGGAAAAACCTATCATATGAACCAGCACGGGTTTGCGAGAGATTATGAGTTCGTCCTGCTGTCACAGACAGAGAAGGAAATCTGGCTGGCTTTTTCGGCGACGGAGGAGACGAAGGAAAATTATCCGTTCGATTTCTGTCTGAGAATCGGCTACCGTCTGGAGGGCAGCCGCATTACGGTTCTCTGGGAGGTGGAAAACACGGATGAAAAGACGCTGTATTTTTCCATCGGCGCGCACCCGGCGTTTATGTGCCCGCTGGACGGGAAGGGAGAGCAGACGGATTATTATATGGGCTTTGAGACGGACAAAAAGGAGCTGCAGTATCGTCTGATTGATCTGAACTGCAATCTGATCGACCCAAAGGAATATCCGCTGGCGCTTGACGATGGACTGCACAAAATTGAGAAGGACCGCTTTGATCTGGATGCGCTGGTGATCGAGCATCAGCAGACCGGGAAGATGTGGCTTGCCGGACCGGATAAAAAGCCGTATGTGAGCGTGACATTTGATGCGCCGCTCTTTGGCGTGTGGTCCCCGGCGGGCAAAAACGCGCCGTTTATCTGCATTGAACCGTGGTACGGCAGAAGCGACAGCACCGTATTTTACGGGACACTGGAGGAACGGGAGTATGGAAATACGGCGCAGCCGGGTGAGGTGTTTGCGCGTTCTTACGATATTACTATTTACTGA